AAATAATAATGCAGTTTACAAAACTTCAGAGAATCattcacttgtttttttactCCTCTTTGCCATAGGCTGTGTGCAAGAAGGAGGGCTTGTCATTACCAACTGAACTTGCTAAAAGAATCGCTGATAAGTCAAATCGCAACTTAAGACGAGCCATATTAATGTGTGAGGCTTGTAGAGTCCAACAGTAAGTATATCTTGCAGGGGAAAAGTGTTATCAACACATGTTAACTCTATAACCAGGATATTTCATCTAATTTTAATCTGCAAATATGAGTTGGAAAATAGTTCATTGATTGatattcatgttttcattttctttacaggTACCCCTTTAGTCCTCAACAAGAGATTAGTGTCCCAGATTGGGAAGTGTTCTTACAAGAAACAGCAGCAAAGATTGTTGAGGAACAGAGCCCAAACAGATTGTTGGATGTTCGAGGAAGGATCTATGAACTGCTGACGCATTGTATACCTCCTGAGGTTATTTTCAAAGTGAGTTTAAAAAGTATTGAGTGGTAGACTGTATTGATGTATTTAACCGTTTTTAAGACTAATTTCATAACTTTTACTCCATagatttaatcttttattttcttttttgttcagttATTCCATCAATACTTAGCCACAGGGAGCCATTCGTCAGTATAAAAAATTCTAAACTTTCCTGTTTAGCTGGTTGCTGTTGCTACTTCTTAATAGTTTAAGAAAAATCTACCTTTAAATTGACCAGAAGCACATTTAGCAACATTTTCTTATATTACCATCTATGAGGGAaaaccttaatttttttttatggtgaaaTCATAAAACtcattatgatattatatttcttcctttctctatgtcactattttttttaagtaattgaATTGGGACTGGCCCTGTTACGTAATTCTGAGACTGTGGTCTAGACATTTCCTTtcaattcttgtttttatttcctttcaattcttgtttttattcttcataATAAAGTACCTATCATTCTGAACAACCGTCCCATTTTTATTGGTCAGTTAATGCtgtttattaatgaaaatataatatatattagtcCACTTCATATACATGTTGAATATAGATTTTCATTGAAAAGTAGAAATTAAACAGTCTCTGAATGTGAGAAGTGCAGTATGCTTCAAGTGCAAATTGTCCGTTGGGCCATGAGACTTTCATGGTTTAACTCAGAATTACAGTGGTAATGGGATACTTGTTTCAAAAACATGCCATGTATAGCATGTAAAAAATGCCCAAGAgaagttttgttttctctttatatgctttttcttattactataatcTGAATTAAATTACCATGCTGTGGCATCGGCTTAAATCAAGGTTTTAAGTGCTACTCCTTCCTCTATAAGGAGTCacggtattatatatatgcttgatATATTGGGTAAATGTAATATTTTGGAAAGGTAAATGTCATTAAAAGCAGTTCTCAGCCTTTAGAAACTTACTTCTGTAATTATAGTGCCTTCATGTTAATGCTCAATTGTTAGTTTAAATTCTTTATAGTTCTTAGCAAgtaatttcatctttttttttctcagggCCTGTTAAAAGAATTAGTCAGGAATTGTGATGGTGAACTGAAGTGTGAAGTGACAAGACTAGCTGCTTATCATGAACACCGTCTGAATCTCGGTTCCAAGGCTATTTACCACATAGAGGCCTTTATTGCAGCATTCATGGCAATTTACAAGAAGTTCTTAGAAGACAGCATGTCAGCCATGTTTTGAAGAaaatattatattctttatttcttagatttagaatttattttattttttttattttttttgcaaatgAAATTTGTTTAAATTTCACAACAAACATGTAACCAGCAAGGATAAAATATACAAAGTgtgcaaattattttttttcttttcttagctttCCATATTATATCTCCAGTtatatttttaaagaaattaagttaaaaagaaaagggaaaagctgGGAAATGTTTGGGTTTTGAGTTTTTTGCGAGGTTCAAACACTTAACGCAACATACAAATATCCATGAACATTCAACATAAATGTGTAGGGGTaccagaaaattaaaaataaaaaaaaatctttggtttCAAGGAGTTAGCCTGCTGATACAAGTGGTGGCAAAAAGCACTGGGTACTCATCATTGCAGCAATTTGATCCtaatgtatacacaaatgtatgtaggAGCAAAGTTCAAAGTACAAATGACTGCAGCAATTAcacctctacatacacacatgaggAATCAAATATTTGGTGTCAACTACTGCAGCAAATCTTCTGTGCATACACTATGCAGAAATTTCAATACTTATACTTTTGACTTCTTAATTGCAAATTTCTAACATTTTTTGCCAAACATTCTGCAATTTGAAAATCTTGCTTGGTTTGTTCCTGAATGCATAGGAGATTACATAACGCTGCTGATAACCCCATATATGAGAAGGGTTTAGTGAGAGCATTGGACCTTTAAAACATCATTCCATAAGATCTCTACATTTCCCTGTGGTCCTTACATAGTAATGAAAAGAATTTTACATTTATAAGTTATTAAATTCACTTACAATTTACTGGCAGTTTTCAGAGGTTCAAGGTAAATATTGAGATCCATTTGGAATATTCAGTACCTTTATTTAGAATGAGGCTAGTAATAAATATTTGTACTGTCAACACTTTAAACACCAAAACCAAGAGCCACTCACATAATTTTGTGAACAGACTCACTCTAGCATCTCAAATCTCCTttagttttttatgtattttagttTACATTTACTCAATTTTACACTAGATTGTGCTGCAGTTTATTGGGGTCCATCACTCAACTTTGTGGCAAACATGGAATACCagataaacaaagcaaaataaatttcCTGTGCCACTAGCACCTTTATAGAACAACAAAACAGCTTAGTAAGGACTTTGATCCCTACCATACCAATATGTACACAACACCACTTCCAAGAGGGACTAGGCACAATTTGGGAATTTATTGACCTAGACTCAAGCTAGAATAACTTTAATGGTTCAGTTAAGTGCATTTTGGCAATTACTTTTACCAAATCATTACACGCCTGTACTTTCATATCTTTATCAACAATACTTGTTCCAACACTCTCACTTGTACAGTAACTGCCTCAGTTCCAACGCTCTCTAACCAGCACTCACCACAAAAATGCATCCAAAAATCCTAACTGCATTCTCAAAAAATTTATTCCAACAAATTGCTTTCTCGCTTATACATATGAATCTGCAATTAGGTAAAAATGGCTACAATAATTCTGTACTAATGTACAATGAATTACAAATATGCTttatgagaataagaaaatatgaaagccATACCAAGCACCCAATAGCAGCATTTCAAGGGATCAGCGACAAAAGTGGATTCCCAAAGAGCATTATTTGCTatacttctatttttctttaactGCTCCTACTTTAAAATCTTAATTACAAACACTACTCAAGTTATTCACAATTTAAGAAATAGCTAACTATGCAGTCAATTCTTTGTCAATTACCTGAAATGGTGTAAAGCACTTTATAAGTGTCAAAAGCAGAGGTTATCCAAGTCTAACAACACGCTGCTATTGGTTGCTAAATGTGCCCTGCACTGCTTCCAAAACCGTAATGAGGAAAGGCGAAGTTCTATTCTGACTGGAGACCCATTATATAATGTCATGATTCAAATAATAACCATGAGAGCTCAAACAAAAGTAACCATTTGTTTCAATTTACCACTGCAACAGAAGTGAAACTCTTATGTGGGATATTTTGGCACCCAAAATATTTGTTAATGGAAGAGACATTGATGCACCCCAATTCTTGAATTATGTttaatatttccatatatgttgCAGTCCACAATGTTTAAACTCAAAGAGTACTAAATATAAAAAAACTTCTTTGTAGAACTCAATACTATAAGAAATGGAGCACCTCGAAAGTTAAAATAGAACTAAGCCAGAGATACCCTACTTGAGCAAATGCTGAAGCCTCCCAGGAAGTTTTATACTTGCTAACACTGAAAGGCCTTGAATAGCTACATCTAAACCTAACTTTACAAGTTCACATGTTTGAAGAGAAACCTCACTTGGTTAAGTTGGGCAAATCAGAAATTCCGTAAGTTGCCAGCCCAAGTAGTATGATAGCAACCCGTTTCTAGATTTCACCACATAGCATTGATAAAATTACCCTAATTCTGTAACTTTCAGCATTCTAACCAGGCTTGAGAGTATTGGCTTCTACTTACAGTTCTATAATGCATTGATTACAGAACACCCTATATTTTTTTTGGAAAGAAACATAAGATAGCTTTACCTGCTTCATATCAGTGTAAGCCTCTACAACATAACAGTAAAGTGTATGCTGAATATGTGCCATGATGTGAACATAGCACCTCAGTTTTTTCAAGTTATCTCAACTTCATACCTGCTTTGGGTTGATGTTTAACTGTGGCAagtttatgaaaatattaaatatGAAATATTGAATGTTTAGGGTTAATTACAGTAGAAATGATGGGTCTTTATAACAAAAATTTAAAAGTTAAAAACTTCTCCTGTATACTTCTTAACATCACTATTTCCATGGCAAGTAACATTTGTTTGGTATGGTTTTTCAAGGACAtccatatataaatggaaaaaacacTGCTTGCTGGGGACCACACAGAGAGCTAGATCAGTTCATACCAACTTGGGGAATGAAAGTGAGGCAATGACAGAAGAAAGTATTTGAGCCCATTTTTGCATCATGCATCCTCTGACCAGGTACTTAAGAATCACAATTACACACCAATCACATTTTAGAGTCACTTTGGACAGAAGAGCAGCACCAAGAAAGTGCACTGATCACATCTGCCCTTGTATTCACAATCATaccatatttacaaatatttcttCTGTAGTCATATGCACACTTGATTTTCTATTCCAAGGCTACCCTAAATTACTGCTCCtaagagtaaataaaaagttAACCTCTTTATACTCCACTTGTTCCCAATCCTTGCCTGTAGTATTTGGGCAGTACCTaactaaactgaaaaaaaaaaaaaatattgggaacACATTAAGCACTAAGCCTTTTCCACCTCTTTAGACTGGCCATTGGGAAATGTACCCTACTACTTGCTATTATCTAACTGTGGTACAAATCTGATTAGCCTAATATACTGAGAATTCTTTTATGAACAAGACAGGGAGTGTAATTCAAACCTATCAATTCATTTGACATAAAAAAGATAGTTAACCATTACTTGACAAAGTGTCCCAATGCTTGTTCTAAAGTAATAAATTGTATCAAATCTTGTGCAATACgcattatcattgccactattattagGACTAAACTGTGTATGTAAATTTACACAATTTTCAACAAAAGAATCGGTAAACTTTTTAGAAcaaaattggtaataataatgaaaaagcttTCCATTGCACAAAGTACTTTTCAAGAACTATGTTGATACTATGATAACATTATTCTACTATCATAAGGATGAGCCATCCTTAATATCCTGCTACTTCGTAATAGCTGCTCAAAGTGAAATATTTCTATCCaggtaaaaatattaaataatgaagtaaaagaaaaataagataaatggtCTCAATTAGTTGCTGGAGTAattaaaaatgaagacaaaaagcaTTTGTTTAAGATTTCTAGACACACTGAATAGAGCAGCTTCTTACAATTGATCTTGAACATTTATCTGATAATAACAAGTGTAAGTTACTTACATCTAGTAACTTTGGATAACCAGAATGAAAAGCATTGCAGCTAGTTATTCTAGACAAGTATGAATAAATTTCATAAAATTCAGAATGACAAAACTCACAAAACTTTCAGTATAAATGTATGCTAGAAATTCCTTTCTATAACTTTAAAAGATTTGACAGGTATAAACTTGATGTAATGCAAATTCTATTTACTCCAAGAATAACAGCAATTTAACCTACAGCAAAATAATTAATCTTCATTtgtaattcataatgataaaaagaagtaaacaaaatTCTTCAAAAAAGGTAAAGGAAGCACAAGAAACTAAGCACTACTCAAAACCAAAAGCCCTGCCTGAACTTTGCAGTCAGAACCAAGAAATGGGCTTTGCCTTTTAGAAAGCCCTGCCCAAAGACTACATTCAAAATGTGGCAACTAGATTCATTCAAGCATAATCATTCAGGCAAAAGAATAACCAAGCAGAAGATGGCACGCGAGATTCTGCTAGTCACTTATGGTGCATCTTCTGTGACTTGTCAGATCTCCCGTCACTTATTCTACACTTTATACACCAAAATATTTTATGTACACACTTTACAGTTTCAGTTTCCACACCTGACCATTCCTTGCCATACCAAAAATTAATATCACTTTCCACTGTTCATCAATTAAATCTTTTAGTATTTAGCAAGTCTAGGATACCCACTACTAGTCAAGCACAAGCATGGAGTCCACAACCTTATGCAAGAAAAGACCAAGTATTCCATAAGTCATGGTCAGTGGCAACTTATTGTATTTAAACTTAGCATATTAACACAGATGACCCATTAATCTgggtcaaacttttttttttatggatgtttCACTACAATAACACCAGGTCTTGAAGCTTGCAGTAAACTTGAAGAGTGAGAGGTAagtgaagaagtagtagtagaaatgctACAAACTGGTACTGCTTCAAATGTTGTAGTGTGACTGGGAGACTGCTGTGGCAATCTAGAATTACTTGAATGACTGGAACTGTTACCAGAAGTGTGTTGTGCCACACGACTGTTAGTGGTTAAGCTGATGGTAGATTGCTGAGGTAATCGGCTAACATTAGAGATGCTTGATCCATGTTGAGAAGGACGATGTGTTGTGGTGAGTTCAAGTGGGACTTCCTGGGGTTCTCCAACCATGTGGAGGGTGATGGGCTCATCTTCTCCAGCCAAAGTTACCTGCCCACTTCCCAGCGTCACCTGCTCACCAAGTGTTACCTGTCCACCAATCGTTACAGGCACCTGAGTACCTCCAAAGGTAACCTGGTCACCAGTATGATCCTCAATAGTTAGCGTTTCTTCAGTAATAATCTCCTCTTCAATACGTGGGTGCTGTTCTTCCGTCTGGAACATGTGGTCTCCTTCCAAATGCCGAATAGCTTCACAAATAGTATCTAGGGACTTCTGGCAAGCTGCATTTGTGGAATTTACAATGTAGACACTGAAAGAAAacaaattttatttaaaaaattatcacTAAAATGATTACTCTATGATACATCTTGAATGAaaccaagtaaatatatattgtttaaggCACATTTACACAAATATTTATTAATGAAATATGTACAAAATTAATGAATTCATACTGCTTGAATGACaccataaaaattatatataaattgtttaatGCGTAAAAAAATACTTACGTATGATTCTTGTTATCTTCAACATACTCTATGGTAGCTTCAGGAGAGGGTACACGGGGTGCTGGCTCAACTTCTACTTTAGCACCAAATCGACCTGATGCCGTTAGAGCCTCAAAAACAGAGCATGGCAGAGACTCTACTCCTCcctggaagaaaaataaataaacagattatcTTTCAGTGTAAACAGAAATCTAAAACAGGAATCAATTACGAAAACATTTAGAGTTGGGTTGAAATTATGCTACAATAACACAAGAAAAGGAAGTACACTAAGTTTGGAATAAATTTGTAAAGCAGATGAAAAAAAACACCCAcgcatgcaccccccccctcccacccacccacccacacccacacccacacccacacacatctctctccctaCGCACCTTGGATGTTGGTACGACTGTAACAATGGTTGTGGCTGGAGAAGCAGACACAACTGTTGTTGGCAATTGATTCTGCGGACTGTGAGAAACTGTTTGACGGTTGAGGGCTGCTGTAGTTGGCTGGCGCTGGGGAGGATGactggttgtggttgtggtggtattAGCTGCAGCTGGTGGTGTGCTGGTAGCAGTAGTGGCAGGTCCCTGCTGCTGctgtatataaaaattatatatcacTCACTGTCTActggggatttttttccttttttttttttcttttctttcttataaacCATACATATTTTCCAAAAAATCACCCAAGGTACATACATAGACCTTTTTTAATACTTAAAAAAATCAGAGCATAATAAACAAGAACTTACCACTgcatgaatgtgatgatgatgtgagtgagggtggtgatgaacCTGCTGTATAGGCTGTTGTGGCTGTGATTGCTGGGGTTGCTGTGTTGTTGAATTCTGAGGTTCTGCTTTCACTGTTGCAACAGGACGAGGAGTTGTGCTAACTTCCACAACACTTGTCACCTGGCCAGCTACTTGTCCTACAACCGTCCCTATTACATTCCCAGGTGCTTGTGCTGGTGCAGTTACAGTACTCTGTTCTGATTTGGACTCATGGACCTCTTGCTTCTGTGTTAAAAGGGATATATCGGTCAGCAGCAGGTAcaggataaatgtgtatgtaaatacaaacaaTTCAATTAGAGATCTACACACAATCCTAAGTTTATGATAAAAACGGCCTAAATCTTTTAATCAGAAAAAAGATTTCTAAATGTTGCATATTAGCACGGAAAGTATGACACTGGCCTTAAAATACTCAGAAGCCTATCCTGAAATTCTACACAGTTCGATTAATATTTGGTCACCAAAATCTTGCACACAAAATACTTGCTAATGCAGTTATTCAGGTTTATAACAGCAATCTCATACGGCATTAATTATATTACCACAGTAGATTCCTTCTTCTACCTTCCTCTTAAATACATACCACATGAGGGATCTCCTTTATGCGCTCAGGATATGTCTGTGCCTCCAGAGAACGAATTTGTTCTTCTA
This portion of the Penaeus vannamei isolate JL-2024 chromosome 11, ASM4276789v1, whole genome shotgun sequence genome encodes:
- the crp gene encoding helix-loop-helix protein 11 isoform X1, producing the protein MTMFPRVGEKRRIDDIAIEDEEAIGSLCRLGGRPVSPKSAMEQEKRIRREIANSNERRRMQSINAGFASLKTLLPHHEGEKLSKAAILQQTAEYIYQLEQEKTRLLSQNCQLKRLLNQQQHHADAEGSPTGGESPCDDGGSSGGEPVVVSTPVDNGAATEELRREMIDLRVQLDRERRHRMSLEEQIRSLEAQTYPERIKEIPHVKQEVHESKSEQSTVTAPAQAPGNVIGTVVGQVAGQVTSVVEVSTTPRPVATVKAEPQNSTTQQPQQSQPQQPIQQVHHHPHSHHHHIHAVQQQGPATTATSTPPAAANTTTTTTSHPPQRQPTTAALNRQTVSHSPQNQLPTTVVSASPATTIVTVVPTSKGGVESLPCSVFEALTASGRFGAKVEVEPAPRVPSPEATIEYVEDNKNHTVYIVNSTNAACQKSLDTICEAIRHLEGDHMFQTEEQHPRIEEEIITEETLTIEDHTGDQVTFGGTQVPVTIGGQVTLGEQVTLGSGQVTLAGEDEPITLHMVGEPQEVPLELTTTHRPSQHGSSISNVSRLPQQSTISLTTNSRVAQHTSGNSSSHSSNSRLPQQSPSHTTTFEAVPVCSISTTTSSLTSHSSSLLQASRPGVIVVKHP
- the crp gene encoding helix-loop-helix protein 11 isoform X2, with amino-acid sequence MAAASFLALTDRDAPPPTLPGRLGGRPVSPKSAMEQEKRIRREIANSNERRRMQSINAGFASLKTLLPHHEGEKLSKAAILQQTAEYIYQLEQEKTRLLSQNCQLKRLLNQQQHHADAEGSPTGGESPCDDGGSSGGEPVVVSTPVDNGAATEELRREMIDLRVQLDRERRHRMSLEEQIRSLEAQTYPERIKEIPHVKQEVHESKSEQSTVTAPAQAPGNVIGTVVGQVAGQVTSVVEVSTTPRPVATVKAEPQNSTTQQPQQSQPQQPIQQVHHHPHSHHHHIHAVQQQGPATTATSTPPAAANTTTTTTSHPPQRQPTTAALNRQTVSHSPQNQLPTTVVSASPATTIVTVVPTSKGGVESLPCSVFEALTASGRFGAKVEVEPAPRVPSPEATIEYVEDNKNHTVYIVNSTNAACQKSLDTICEAIRHLEGDHMFQTEEQHPRIEEEIITEETLTIEDHTGDQVTFGGTQVPVTIGGQVTLGEQVTLGSGQVTLAGEDEPITLHMVGEPQEVPLELTTTHRPSQHGSSISNVSRLPQQSTISLTTNSRVAQHTSGNSSSHSSNSRLPQQSPSHTTTFEAVPVCSISTTTSSLTSHSSSLLQASRPGVIVVKHP
- the crp gene encoding helix-loop-helix protein 11 isoform X3; protein product: MLGGRPVSPKSAMEQEKRIRREIANSNERRRMQSINAGFASLKTLLPHHEGEKLSKAAILQQTAEYIYQLEQEKTRLLSQNCQLKRLLNQQQHHADAEGSPTGGESPCDDGGSSGGEPVVVSTPVDNGAATEELRREMIDLRVQLDRERRHRMSLEEQIRSLEAQTYPERIKEIPHVKQEVHESKSEQSTVTAPAQAPGNVIGTVVGQVAGQVTSVVEVSTTPRPVATVKAEPQNSTTQQPQQSQPQQPIQQVHHHPHSHHHHIHAVQQQGPATTATSTPPAAANTTTTTTSHPPQRQPTTAALNRQTVSHSPQNQLPTTVVSASPATTIVTVVPTSKGGVESLPCSVFEALTASGRFGAKVEVEPAPRVPSPEATIEYVEDNKNHTVYIVNSTNAACQKSLDTICEAIRHLEGDHMFQTEEQHPRIEEEIITEETLTIEDHTGDQVTFGGTQVPVTIGGQVTLGEQVTLGSGQVTLAGEDEPITLHMVGEPQEVPLELTTTHRPSQHGSSISNVSRLPQQSTISLTTNSRVAQHTSGNSSSHSSNSRLPQQSPSHTTTFEAVPVCSISTTTSSLTSHSSSLLQASRPGVIVVKHP